A part of Colletotrichum higginsianum IMI 349063 chromosome 11, whole genome shotgun sequence genomic DNA contains:
- a CDS encoding Zn 2cys6 transcription factor, whose product MESAVDADALGAGAPLRRRVTNACEACRATKVKCRTSVQPGICRRPPPPPGPSKTFSLNFEMSSLDESDDIESLAARYDQYFEDFIPSSDMESIDVMFGLDDPGSGPYSSLSSPPSSGSGSGSGPSISISNLGLKPQFNLDSAEKLLQTFRIMLKHFPCVVLPPDATVMSLSKTKPFLLLAILSTASGSSALQGHILYDEEFRKVLGLKFVAAGERTLELIQGLLIYTAW is encoded by the exons ATGGAGAGTGCTGTCGATGCCGATGCACTAGGCGCAGGCGCGCCCCTGCGACGGAGAGTGACCAACGCCTGCGAAGCATGCAGGGCGACCAAGGTCAAGTGCCGGACCAGCGTGCAGCCCGGAATATGTCGAAG accccctccgcccccggGGCCGTCCAAGACCTTCAGCCTTAACTTTGAGATGTCTTCATTGGACGAGTCCGATGATATCGAGAGCCTCGCCGCACGATATGACCAGTACTTTGAGGACTTTATACCCTCTTCCGACATGGAGTCCATCGACGTGATGTTTGGCCTTGATGACCCCGGCAGCGGGCCCTACTCCTCCCTATCATCGCCACCGTCATCCGGCTCGGGCTCAGGCTCAGGCCCGTCCATCTCCATATCGAACCTCGGCCTCAAGCCCCAGTTCAACCTCGActccgccgagaagctgctgcAGACCTTCCGCATCATGCTGAAGCACTTCCCCTGTGTGGTGCTCCCGCCCGACGCCACCGTCATGTCATTATCCAAGACCAAGCCGTTTCTGCTACTTGCCATTctgtcgacggcgtccggATCCAGTGCGTTGCAGGGACATATCCTCTACGATGAGGAGTTCCGCAAGGTCCTGGGCCTCAAGTTTGTAGCCGCCGGCGAGCGAACCCTGGAACTTATCCAAGGCCTGCTCATCTACACGGCGTGGTAA
- a CDS encoding Zn 2cys6 transcription factor: MAGEILHDLELVQPPYQSVGVSVLLTPDQMDGIRAYLSCYYLITAHALPFLQYLRKTTLTDSSLALAWARMSQVSLSYTSWTATCCDILEHGSALEGDHTLAWLVRLLHITEEAFETTKIVPVTEQAKQQAHFILLKLENQLRDWQSQIPSSSADVSSIKIASLFTEIFLLAGPVYRLTSASKVGDAYLGPPTPLPRLERCLTLLRSLFNFIVNLDKAALLEINSIDWGRLIQTTIVAIRLSFPLPLCPEWDHARAREQLQFDSYLAKLCAHHEELTPLTKSIDVLSASKVMFAVIRRKYEARLANIDAPVNKLSRSIPGCPMFDGSLDAYFPIWDQDANRHGTHVLVPPMPDGTLSMANSQPVYVDMWSMTTVGWPDGVNGDPNQGLDLTQGQQPTLHLDPSFQKTMHLGPSPTGSG; encoded by the exons ATGGCAGGCGAGATTCTCCATGATCTCGAATTGGTCCAGCCGCCTTACCAAAGCGTGGGTGTTTCTGTCCTATTGACACCGGACCAGATGGACGGGATCCGCGCCTATCTGTCGTGCTACTACCTGATTACGGCGCACGCGCTGCCTTTCCTGCAGTATCTTCGCAAGACGACTCTGACCGATTCCAGCTTAGCTTTGGCATGGGCCAGAATGTCGCAGGTTTCGCTCTCGTATACCTCCTGGACAGCCACATGCTGCGATATCCTCGAGCATGGCTCCGCCCTTGAGGGGGACCACACCCTCGCGTGGCTTGTGAGGCTGCTGCACATCACGGAGGAGGCGTTCGAGACGACGAAGATCGTTCCAGTCACGGAGCAGGCGAAGCAGCAGGCCCACTTCATATTGCTCAAGCTTGAGAACCAGTTGAGGGATTGGCAGAGTCAGATACCCAGCAGTTCAGCTGACGTCA GCTCCATCAAAATTGCTAGTCTGTTCACCGAaatcttcctcctcgccggtCCTGTCTACCGCCTCACCTCGGCGTCGAAAGTGGGAGATGCCTACCTTGGCCCGCCCACCCCCTTGCCGCGCCTTGAGCGGTGCCTGACGCTCCTCCGCAGCCTCTTCAACTTcatcgtcaacctcgacaaggccgccctcctcgagaTAAACTCCATCGACTGGGGCCGCCTCATCCAGaccaccatcgtcgccatccgcCTGTCCttcccgctgccgctgtgCCCCGAGTGGGACCACGCACGGGCCCGAGAGCAGCTGCAGTTCGACTCGTACCTCGCCAAGCTCTGTGCGCACCACGAGGAGCTGACACCGTTGACCAAGAGCATAGATGTGCTGTCAGCGAGCAAGGTCATGTTCGCAGTCATCAGGCGCAAGTACGAGGCCCGCTTGGCGAACATCGATGCGCCGGTGAATAAGCTGTCAAGGAGTATACCCGGGTGCCCCATGTTCGATGGGAGCCTGGACGCGTACTTCCCCATATGGGACCAGGATGCCAATCGGCACGGCACGCATGTGTTAGTCCCGCCTATGCCGGACGGAACGCTGTCGATGGCCAACAGCCAACCTGTCTACGTTGACATGTGGTCTATGACGACAGTGGGCTGGCCGGACGGGGTGAACGGCGATCCGAATCAAGGTCTCGATCTGACCCAGGGGCAACAGCCGACGTTGCACTTGGATCCGTCCTTCCAAAAGACCATGCATCTTGGCCCGTCCCCCACCGGTAGTGGATGA